The DNA window GTTAATATATCAACCACCTTCATCTTCAACAGGAGTTGCTTTATATTTATATAAATTAGATCTTTTATTCCCAATCTTATCTCAAGCAGATAATCCTATTGTCTCAAAATCATCAGGAGTAATTTCTGTTCCATAGAAAGTTTTTAAATGAGTGTATGCTGTATTAAATGGATATTCTTTCATTATTTAGGAGTTTGAGTATTTGGAGTTGCTCCTGCATAGAGCTGTCTATAATATCTAATCTTTTTTTCAGTAAGTCTTTTCTTTATTTCAGCAGATAAGAAAGTATAATTTTGTATATCATCTCCTGCACAACATCCATAAAAATCTAATTGTCGAGGATCTTTAGGTATAAATGTTATTGACATTTTCTTAACAAAGGGTGCATTAAAAATTCATCCATCATACATATTGTTATCATTTGGAGTTGTCTCTATGTACACATAAGGTTTATCTGCCATTCTTCTTTTATACTTATGATATTTAAAACTTAAATCAGTATAAATAATATATTCAGTTTGTTTATCCGTAGAACCAATAAAAGTAATTGATTGTTCTGCTAAATCATTTACTATTTGTGGTATTTGAAAATGTTGTTGAGGTTGCTCTGAAGGATTTGAAACAGTACAACTGGGGCATTTATCTAAAGCTAAACAATCAACATCTACACAATTAATAGACATTACTAAATCCTTTTTTGGGACTATATTTTTAAATGAATATTCTTTTATAATCTGCAAGTATTCATCTACCACATCATCTTCTAGTTGGTCTCTTGAAATAGTTGGATTAGATGTTATTCCCACTAAACCAGAGACTATATCATTATATATTGCGGATGCTAATTTTTCTATCATATTATTTTAAATAAAAAAAGGCAGGCAGTTATGCCCACCTTTTTAAGTTAATTTATTAATGTTATGCTACAACTGCAATAGTTTTTGCAAAAGTTGAACCATCAATAGTAATTTTAAATCCAAGAACATCATCCACAGCTAAACCATGACCAGTTTCCAAAGTAACTTCTCCGGTTGCAGATACAAGAACTTTAGTAAAGTCGGCATCTGAGTTTAATGCGTCAACATCAGTAGTAGTATCTCGTGTCCAAATACCACCAGTAACTCCTGTAGGAGTAGTAGTATAAGTTAATTGATAACCATTAGTTACAGTGTCTGAAACACCTAAATCACTGCTAGTAACTGTAACTGCTGATACAGCTGTACCTACAGTGTCAATTTCAATACTTGCATTAATTAATGCGGCTTCAAAACTAGTTACTAAAGAACTAAGTACATAAAATACATGAGTAGTAATTGATTTATGTCCTGCTACAATACCAGTAGAACCATCTTTTTCAATACTATATTCAAGTGTATATTGAGTATAATTACCTCCAATAACTGGACGTTCATCTTTGTGTAAACCAAAATGACGAACATTTTCCGCAGTTTGAATCATAATATTTCTAGTCATCCAGTCATCAGTACCAAATCCAGAAACACCATCAGTAGTTACACTAAAAGTACTAGCACTAACATCTTCGTAAGCAGGTTCTATAATTGAATTATCTGTATAACCAGCTTCTTTAAAAATCTTGATACTTTTAATTCGTTGGTAAGGGTCTGTTGCAGTAATTATGAGATCTGCACCACTAGTAGTAGCTGTTACATAAGAAAATCCATAACGATCCCTTATTTTATTAATCTCATTTTTAAGAGCTGTTGCATCTGTTGCAGCAGTACCAGTTGCGAGAACTTCTATATACAAAGGTCTATGGAAGTTTAAATATGCACTAGCATAATCTGAGCCAGTTTGTTGTGATAATTGTACATCTATTTCTATGCGAGCAACTAAACCTGCTGTAATTGTAGGGATAGTAACTTCTGCAATTTCTTTAACCCCAGCTTTGTAAGGGTTTTTAGATGTAAATAAAATATTATCTTTTTTGAAGGAACCTGTTCTAGCTACGTTAAATACTGAATTTGCGCCAGAGAATTTATCAGAAGTTCCATTTGAATCTAAAGCTGAATTAATAATTGTTGTTGTTGTAAATTGATACATTGTTTTGTATTTTTCACATTATTATACTGTATTATCTATTTTTCTTTTTGTTGTTGTGCAGGATTAGCTACAGACTGACTAAGTGGAACATGTGTTTGTATTCTAGGATCACTTGAGTTCTCCATTAATAACATAATCAATTCATTTACTATTTCTTGACAAACATAATCTGGAAATTCTAAAACTTGTGAATTATCTGTTACTTCATCTACTTGTTCTTGTGTTAATCTAATAAATTGTGGAGCTTTTATATAGTCTATGTAAACTGATTTTAATTCAAAAACAGAATTATCTTTTCCATATCTAATCTCCATTCTAACTTTAGTTTTATTACCATACCTAATCTCAGCACTTTTACTACTAGAAGGTGTGATTGATAAAACTAATGCTCCTGAAACACTTACTTCATTTACAGCATTGTCTGGAATTGAAACTGTTGTTCCATCTACTGTAGTAATTAAGTCATCATCTAGAGCATCTATTGCTGTTTTTAAAGTAGCAGCAGTGGTAAAGTCTGTTGTATAAGTAAGGACTGTTGACACACCCCCAACTGTAACTGTAATTGTATCTTCAGCACCTGCTAATGCTAAATCTACTATATATGATCTTGGTTGTACATCCACTTGATTATTACTTGTTATGTAAGTGTTCTTCACATTTACATTATTAATGTAATAATAAGGATTTTTATAAGTAGGTCTTAAATAATAATTGTTAATTATCTGAGAAAACATATCAGCAGTAAGCCTTTTAGCTCCTTGTTGCCATTTTTCTCCTGCATTATAACATTTATAATTAGCTAAAACATCATATTCTACTACGCAGTTTAATATATGTAAATAATCATCAGGTAAATCAACTTCATAGGCATTACTTAAAAGAGAACTTGCTGTAAAAGCCACTTCATCTACTGGCGTTGGACTAATCACTGCTGTAGATTTCAATACTCTTAAGTCATCTGTCTTTTGTTGATTAACGTCATATATATTGTACATTTTATTAATGTACTGATTGACTCCTTTATTTATAAAATAGTTATAATCCTCAAGTAACAAGCTTGGGGCCTCTTTCTTATTAAGCTCTACTAAAGCATATTCAAAAATTTGTTTTGAAGTCATTCTATTGAGCTTTTACTGTTTTTGTTGACTTCTTTACCATTTTTTTAGGTTCAGTTGCCTCTGTATCTTCTGTGTTTTCAGGTGGATTCATTTCTTTTTGAATACTTTTAATCTCAGTTTTAGTTAATAGTTCTGGATAAGTTTCTCTCTTAATAGAATCTACCATTTTCTTATACCTAATGTCTTTCAATAAAAGTATAACTGCATCTTCTGAGCCTCCTAAAACAGTCTCATCATATTTATAAATGCCTCCGGCTTTACGAATAACTCCTCGGTCTAACGCATCTATTAAAAATAATCTTAGTTTCCAATCTTCTCCTTCATAGAGTTGAATAATTTTTCTTGGGTCTTTCTCTGCTTTATCAATTAGGTAATCTAAAATATCAGCTGGAATAGCGTAACGTAAATCTCTTCCTAAAACTCTACATTTTTTAATACGCTCTGTTTCAGAATCTTCAAAGATATATGAACATGCATTATGTACAAGTTCTTTTCTAGAAATTTTAGCTCTTGTAAGCTCACCAGGTCTTTCAACATATAAGTCTGCTACACCATATTTTTTAGCCCCACCATCAATAATAAGATTCCCCGAAGAATCTCGTTCAAATCTATCTTTAGCAATCCAATTGCAATATTCTATTGCTTCCCAGTTAGATTTTTCAACAACATCATTTAAATCATAGTGCTGTCCATCTACTATTTCAAAAGTATAATCAGCAGGTATAAAATGTTTGAGACCTTTACTTATGTCTTCTTTGTCTTGTTCTGATAAAATCATGTCACCATTAGAATCTACTGTTTTTACGCAGATTGGTAATTTTCCTGTTCTTGGGTTTGGACAAGGTTGAATATAATAAGTTTGATTTACTTTACCATAGACACTCCTTAGAATTATTTCATTAGTCATATTAGCATTATTTTATTTTGTTTTATAAATCTCTATCGTATTTAATCTAAAAATAAGGAGGAGACTTAACCCCTCCTTTATATTATCTATGCTTCTTCCATTATAAATGAACGGTAAGGAGCGAAAGCTGCAATACCTGAGTATCCAGCTACAATAAGTCTAGAACCTGCTACAGGGCTAGAAACAACACCTGAAGTAACTCCGTCTGTACCCCCAACTCCTGGGAATTTACTAGAGATAAATTCTGCACCTTTTAAAGAGAAAGCTGCTATGGCAGGGCTATTAGTTGATACATCCGGAGACATATCTAAACATATTCCATCATTTTTATTAACTTTATATTACTATAAAGATTAGATCATATCTTAATCTAAATATATTTAAAAATAAATCCTTTACAATGATTTCTTCTTTTTTCTATTACACCTTGAGCATTTGTATATCCTGCTCTTCTACAAGCATTTAATGATTTAAATGTTTCAAGTAAAACTCCATCTTTGCTAAATTTTCCAACTGATTTTCTCTGCTTACTTATAGTTTTTTCAATAGATTCTTTAGTTTTTTTAGTTACTTTTCTTTTAAAGTGTTTCATAAAAGGTAATTTTTTATAACTAAACTGGTGCCCATGACATTGATGTCCAAGTCTAATTGACTTGCTAATTTCTGACCCATTCTGTTTATTAAAAAATCTTCCAGCATCATTTACAGAATCAAACTTTTCTATAAACTCTCCCTCTAGATTATACATATATACTTTAATTTTTTGATTATTACTCCAGGTTTTTCCACCTATCATCATGTTATATGTATTTTCTCTTTTTACAAAATCTTCTGTAACTAACTCTTCCTCTTTTTTATAAGCCTCTTCTTCTGTATCAAATTCATATAAAGTAAATCTTAAAAATTTATCTACTCCATATTTGTTTACTGCATATTGAAAAGCTGTAGTACTATTTTTATAAGTGCAGGGCTGTGTTATAAATACACCACAACCAATGTAACCATCAAATTTTTCTGAGCTTGTTTTGTGTACTCCAATATATATCTTTTTATTCGCTATATTGACTGTGAGATATACAATGTATTTTATTTTATTCATTGTTTAATTTATTATATTTTAGATTTTTCTCATTTCGGCAACTAAGCCTACGTCCGTTCGGACTGATCGTTGAACGTTCATCGGTACTTCTAATTAGACTGTATGATCCGATGCTTCGCTGCTGATTGTCCCTTAGGGAGTTCCCAGCAATTAGAGAAATTTAATCGAGCAGCTTACGCTGCAAGAGGGCTATGGAAAGTTAACCCTTTGGTTGGATATTCTTTAGAGAGTGCTCTATCTACCATAAAAGTTACTGTGTTACCAGCAATTTCATAACTAGTGAAAGTACCTCCAACTTTAATTGGGTTATCTGCTTTTACAAATGAACCTGAATCTTTAGAATACAATAATGTAGGAGTAGAGTTCCAGTTCTTCAACCAGTCTCCTAAAGTTGTATTTACCTGAGTCCAAAGGCGATCATTAATTATAAATGTATAATGATTACCAGTAGCTTCAGCAGCTTTCTGATTCATTTGATCTAATGCAGTATTAAGAACATTAATACCTAATTTTGCATATTTAAATTTAGATGCAAAACGTTCAATCTGTGGTACTAAACCGTCACCGGCAATTAACATTTTGTTATCTGCATGTTACCATACAGTTCAGACTATATCTTTATCCTCATTACTATTGTCATAATAAGGATACTCCCCTTTTCAAACTGTTTAAGTTCTACTCTACTTGCTTCTTCATATAAATTTTTCTTTTATATTATGCTTTCGATAGTCGTTGAACCTTTATTCTAAATATAGAATACTTGGCTGCTGATTGTCCTTTATAAGGAGTTCCCAGCAATTAAAGGAGTTTGATTTATTAATCATTGATTAATTGGTTTTTCTTAATATTACTATTAAGCGGCCCATAAC is part of the Candidatus Woesearchaeota archaeon genome and encodes:
- a CDS encoding NUMOD1 domain-containing DNA-binding protein — protein: MNKIKYIVYLTVNIANKKIYIGVHKTSSEKFDGYIGCGVFITQPCTYKNSTTAFQYAVNKYGVDKFLRFTLYEFDTEEEAYKKEEELVTEDFVKRENTYNMMIGGKTWSNNQKIKVYMYNLEGEFIEKFDSVNDAGRFFNKQNGSEISKSIRLGHQCHGHQFSYKKLPFMKHFKRKVTKKTKESIEKTISKQRKSVGKFSKDGVLLETFKSLNACRRAGYTNAQGVIEKRRNHCKGFIFKYI